One window of Myripristis murdjan chromosome 8, fMyrMur1.1, whole genome shotgun sequence genomic DNA carries:
- the LOC115363158 gene encoding alpha-(1,3)-fucosyltransferase 9-like, with translation MLRGASLHYHTGYRLCGNDWTVDALREAEVMVLIWHWPFEKPFDLNSCESRFNISGCHFTVNRELFSKADALLIHHREIHWNLSNLPQGPRPVFQKWIWMNFESPSNSQRIPLLNDQFNLTMNYRQDADISQPYGAIIKTSKEVEPFVPRKNKLVCWIISNWRLEQKRVRYFKNLHRYIHIHIYGAAFYSRVSERDYRMLLASCKFYLAFENSIHLDYITEKVYRPLRLGSVPVVLGPPRENYEKFIPGDAFIHVDDFSSPQALAKHLCRLDKNEAMYRKYFNWKWNHRVSLNSFPIQNVCYSCNYIKQHHSRKQTFTNLYKWYWGSKSVKLWEDTSM, from the exons ATGTTGCGGGGGGCATCCCTGCATTACCACACAGGctatcgtctgtgtggtaatgactgg acagtggatgccctccgtgaagc AGAGGTGATGGTGCTGATATGGCACTGGCCCTTTGAGAAACCCTTTGACTTGAACTCCTGTGAATCAAGATTCAATATCTCAGGGTGTCATTTCACTGTCAACAGGGAGCTGTTCAGCAAGGCAGATGCCCTTCTCATCCACCACAGGGAGATTCACTGGAACTTGTCTAATTTGCCCCAAGGCCCACGGCCAGTGTTTCAGAAATGGATATGGATGAATTTTGAATCCCCCTCAAACTCACAAAGAATACCTCTTTTGAATGATCAGTTCAATCTGACGATGAATTACAGACAAGATGCAGATATCAGCCAGCCCTACGGTGCTATCATCAAGACATCCAAGGAGGTGGAGCCTTTTGTCCCTCGCAAGAACAAACTGGTCTGCTGGATTATCAGCAACTGGAGGCTAGAGCAGAAGAGAGTGCGGTACTTCAAGAATTTGCACAGGTACATCCACATTCACATCTATGGGGCCGCATTTTACTCCCGTGTGAGTGAACGGGACTACAGAATGCTTTTGGCCAGTTGCAAATTCTACTTGGCCTTTGAGAACTCCATCCATCTGGACTATATTACCGAGAAGGTCTACAGGCCTCTGAGGTTAGGCTCTGTCCCCGTGGTGCTTGGCCCTCCCAGAGAAAACTACGAGAAGTTCATCCCCGGTGATGCCTTCATCCACGTGGATGACTTCTCCTCGCCTCAGGCTCTGGCCAAACACCTCTGCCGCTTGGACAAGAATGAGGCCATGTACAGAAAGTACTTCAACTGGAAGTGGAACCACCGAGTCAGCCTCAACTCATTCCCCATACAGAACGTGTGCTACAGCTGCAATTATATCAAACAACACCATAGCAGGAAGCAGACTTTTACAAATCTCTATAAGTGGTACTGGGGAAGCAAATCTGTTAAGCTATGGGAGGATACCAGTATGTAA
- the adgre5a gene encoding adhesion G protein-coupled receptor E2 — protein sequence MASRGKLLIVVLHLSVMTVLSHTTCPKGFHLQKQQCVDYDECEFDEDYEANPCGENAECINTEGSFYCHCADGAVLSAGTCKDVNECVENGDICGPNAKCYNTIPYYSCICDDGFITNTGAETFRQGDNVTCRDIDECQTSNLCGQNAACVNTLGSFYCACNPGFRLRSGNTNFSENGEQCEDICIIDMTICGNGTCHHEASGHYCACHAGFTNYGNKEARCTELSCNAFKNDKSPDEKLPGTEDVMRLMESRCLELTESESPAELDGEALLERLLSMIDELLSSGALTDNRKVSTFLDLVETAMRMIGPLIKLPKIKKSSVHSELELQIRRGAVLPKGPVTLASRHAQLNISLETAAGEASFYPGFATVSLLSYKNLEGSTDGFFSGMEKNKSFEINSKVVTAVVSNRDTSHLNEPVILTLYHLKQSNEHNHTCVYWDSTEGGGTWSARGCSVMESNADYTVCSCNHLSSFAVLMALHEIEDRFDLQLITWVGLSLSLLCLFICILTFSLVRSIQSPRTTIHLHLCISLFIANLVFLAGISRTENRLGCAVVAGLLHYFYLAAFCWMCLEGVQLFRMVVLVFNTNFKTIPMLAVGYGVPAVIVAVSAIVNAKGYGTKRHCWLNLEDAFIWSFFGPVCVIIIINIFFFLITVWKLAQKFSSLNPDLTNLRKIKAFTITAVAQLCVLGTMWIFGCFQFDEGTSAMTYLFTLLNSLQGVLLFIMHCLLSKQVREEYGSFLSSFCAPQKKKYSEFTSSQASKAQTSKSTQNTGESHI from the exons ATGGCAAGCAGAGGGAAGCTCCTGATAGTGG TGCTCCATCTCTCCGTGATGACGGTCCTGTCACACACAACCTGCCCTAAAGGATTTCATTTGCAGAAGCAACAATGTGTCG ATTATGATGAATGTGAATTTGATGAAGACTACGAGGCTAATCCATGTGGTGAGAATGCAGAGTGCATCAACACAGAGGGCAGTTTTTATTGCCATTGTGCCGATGGTGCGGTTCTTTCAGCTGGAACATGTAAAG aCGTCAATGAATGTGTGGAAAATGGAGACATCTGTGGACCTAATGCCAAGTGTTACAACACCATCCCATACTATTCCTGCATTTGTGATGATGGATTCATCACCAATACTGGAGCTGAGACTTTTCGCCAGGGTGACAATGTTACATGTAGAG ATATAGACGAATGTCAGACATCTAACCTTTGCGGGCAGAATGCGGCATGTGTCAACACCCTGGGCAGTTTCTACTGTGCCTGCAATCCTGGTTTTAGACTGAGATCTGGCAACACAAATTTCTCAGAGAATGGGGAGCAATGCGAAG ACATATGTATAATTGATATGACAATCTGTGGAAATGGAACCTGTCACCATGAAGCCAGTGGCCATTACTGTGCATGCCATGCAGGGTTCACCAACTACGGCAACAAGGAGGCACGCTGTACTG AACTGAGCTGTAATGCATTCAAGAATGACAAGAGTCCGGATGAG AAACTTCCAGGTACAGAGGATGTTATGAGGTTGATGGAGTCTCGCTGTTTGGAGCTAACCGAAAGTGAATCTCCAGCAGAGTTAGACGGCGAGGCCCTGCTAGAG AGGCTGCTGTCTATGATAGACGAGCTCTTGTCCAGTGGAGCCCTCACTGATAACAGGAAAGTCTCCACCTTTCTGGACCTGGTGGAGACAGCTATGAGGATGATAGGGCCCTTGATCAAGCTCCCCAAGATCAAGAAATCCAGCGTTCACTCAG agctggagctgcagaTACGCAGGGGAGCTGTGTTACCCAAAGGACCCGTGACTTTGGCATCTCGGCATGCCCAGTTGAACATTTCATTGGAAACAGCTGCCGGAGAGGCCTCCTTTTACCcag GCTTTGCCACAGTGTCCTTGCTGAGCTATAAGAACCTGGAAGGCTCCACGGATGGCTTCTTTAGcgggatggaaaaaaacaaaagcttcgAGATCAACTCCAAAGTGGTCACTGCCGTTGTTAGTAACAGAGACACAAGTCACCTCAACGAGCCAGTCATACTGACTTTGTACCACCTGAAACAG agCAAtgaacataaccacacctgtgtGTACTGGGATTCCACCGAGGGTGGTGGGACATGGTCTGCTCGTGGCTGCAGTGTCATGGAGTCCAATGCTGACTACACTGTATGCTCCTGCAACCATCTGAGCAGCTTTGCAGTGCTCATGGCCCTCCATGAGATTGAG GACAGGTTCGACTTGCAGCTGATCACTTGGGTGGGCCTGTCCCTATCACTGCTGTGCCTTTTCATCTGCATCCTCACATTCTCCCTGGTCCGCTCCATCCAGAGTCCTCGAACCACCATTCACCTGCACCTCTGCATCAGCCTCTTCATCGCCAACCTTGTCTTCCTTGCAGGCATCTCCCGCACAGAGAACCga CTTGGCTGTGCAGTGGTGGCAGGTCTGTTGCATTATTTCTACCTGGCAGCGTTCTGCTGGATGTGTCTGGAGGGCGTGCAGCTCTTCAGGATGGTTGTCCTTGTCTTTAACACCAATTTCAAAACCATCCCCATGCTGGCAGTGGGCTACGGAGTCCCAGCTGTAATTGTGGCTGTATCTGCCATAGTCAATGCCAAGGGATATGGCACCAAGAGACA CTGTTGGTTAAACTTGGAGGATGCATTCATCTGGAGTTTCTTCGgccctgtctgtgtcatcatcatc ataaacattttcttcttcctcatAACTGTTTGGAAGCTGGCACAGAAATTCTCAAGTTTAAACCCTGACCTGACCAACCTACGCAAAATTAA GGCATTTACCATCACTGCCGTGgctcagctgtgtgtgctggGCACGATGTGGATCTTTGGCTGTTTCCAGTTTGACGAGGGCACATCAGCCATGACTTACCTGTTCACTCTCCTCAACAGCCTGCAGGGCGTTCTGCTCTTCATCATGCACTGTTTGCTCTCCAAACAG GTGAGGGAAGAGTATGGCAGCTTCCTTTCAAGTTTCTGTGCACCTCAGAAGAAAAAGTACTCCGAGTTCACGTCTTCCCAGGCAAGCAAGGCACAG ACCTCCAAGAGCACCCAGAACACAGGAGAGTCTCATatctga
- the ptger1c gene encoding prostaglandin E receptor 1c (subtype EP1), which yields MASFCTSSAPSTLHHNPEINSSEYPNQLLLNSSTLLPDKPSGLGMSCFTMTFGAISNLTGLGILAKSRVRFRRQAKAPFLLLAGTLLLADLGGHVIPGAFAMYMHMDHSQRHKKTMQAIQPAKQFCQIFGASMVFFGLCPLLLGCAMAVERCMGITQPLLHAAIITVTHVRRVVLLLSSLALVLAMLPLFTIGSYTLQFPGTWCFLPIHGPRSAADTNLALAFSCLGLTALTLSLLCNILSGLVLLQARVSSKSVKQKSAARCKTHASSSSSSSSFCSLEVEMMAQLAVITVVSCVCWSPFLIHILVSVMQIHQSSGASEHQPERLILLGLRMASWNQILDPWVYILLRRAVLYRVCCALHAERSITTGNSSYTDLRRHPLSLH from the exons ATGGCCTCATTTTGTACCTCCTCTGCACCTTCAACCCTCCACCACAACCCAGAGATCAACTCCTCCGAATACCCAAATCAGCTGTTGCTAAATAGTAGCACATTGCTACCTGACAAACCTTCAGGCTTGGGAATGTCCTGTTTCACCATGACCTTTGGCGCCATCTCCAACCTCACTGGTCTGGGCATCCTGGCCAAATCCCGTGTTAGATTTCGCCGCCAAGCCAAAGCGCCATTTCTGCTTTTGGCAGGCACATTGCTACTGGCTGACCTTGGAGGTCACGTGATCCCAGGTGCCTTTGCCATGTATATGCACATGGATCATAGTCAGAGGCACAAGAAAACAATGCAGGCCATACAGCCTGCCAAACAATTCTGCCAGATCTTTGGGGCAAGCATGGTGTTCTTTGGCTTGTGCCCTCTGTTGCTCGGCTGTGCCATGGCAGTGGAGCGCTGTATGGGCATCACCCAGCCTCTGCTCCACGCTGCCATAATCACAGTGACTCATGTCCGGCGAGTTGTGCTGCTTCTGTCCTCTCTCGCACTTGTTCTAGCAATGTTGCCTTTGTTCACCATTGGTTCTTACACCCTCCAGTTTCCTGGCACCTGGTGTTTCTTGCCCATCCATGGCCCACGGTCTGCTGCTGACACCAACCTGGCTTTGGCCTTTTCATGCCTGGGCCTCACAGCACTCACACTCTCCCTGCTGTGTAACATCCTTAGTGGCCTGGTATTGCTGCAGGCCAGGGTGAGCTCCAAGAGCGTTAAACAAAAGTCTGCAGCTCGTTGCAAAACTCAtgcatcctcttcatcctcgtcctcctcttttTGCTCACTGGAGGTGGAGATGATGGCACAGCTGGCAGTGATTACTGTGGTGTCCTGTGTGTGCTGGAGTCCCTTTCTT ATCCACATCCTGGTGTCAGTGATGCAGATCCACCAGAGCTCCGGTGCATCAGAACATCAGCCAGAGAGGTTAATTCTACTGGGTCTGCGAATGGCCTCCTGGAATCAGATCCTGGATCCCTGGGTTTACATCTTACTAAGGAGGGCAGTGCTGTACAGAGTTTGTTGTGCCCTCCACGCTGAGAGATCCATTACCACAGGAAACAGCTCCTACACAGACTTACGCAGGCATCCCCTCAGTCTGCACTAA